GAAATCTCATCTATCTTTGTCCCTGCAGACTTGAATAAACATTATTTCTCAAATCGAATGCAAATAAAATAGTGAAGAGTGTTCGACTCACTTTcgagaaataaaaatttttgcaCACTCTTAATATTATACTGCTATGAGCCATTTAAAAAGTGGGATACATTGTGGTGGACTAAAGATTACATTTTGCTATTACCACATTTGTGTATATTCAGCCATCCGTGCCGCACTTTTCAGACCTCgtagcaaattgccaatttttgaTGCTGTTTTTACTGAAGCACCTTTGCTACAATATCAGCTTGAGCACTGGATGTCTATGTTTAGAAACAATGGGGGTTCCAACATTAGGCTCAGTTTTTTTGTCACGTAGTAGGCATTTATATCTGAAATTTATCGGATCTGATTTCACCGATTTTTACCATTTGGCATGCACTTTGCTATACCTGACACTTTTGTGTCAGGTACAGAAACAGAATGCCAGTCTCACTTCCCGTAATGATTGAACAATAGAGGGCTTTAGCCAAATGTTTGCACTCTGCTCTTTTCATACTCGTGGTAACAATCTTCATGCAGCCACCTCGGGGGAACACTGGTGCATTTGTGCACAATTCTCACAACTGCAGTGGAAGCCAGAGCCGATTGAGCAGAGCACGATGGTGTGCCCATTTGGTTCCTCTGTCATTTTGCGGCCATGCTGACAACGTATCGCTAACATCTCTAGGAGATGCTCTATTACATGTTTATCAAGAATGTGAAATCGGCACAGTTCTCCACAGTGCCTCAATGCATAAAATGTGAGCGGAGTCGACCGCAAACAGCACTTTGTTAATGACAGTGCCAGAATTCATTGTAGTTTGTTGCATAAAACTCATCATTGTGAGTGTACAATTGTGGAAAATTCTTTGGAGTAGGTGCGGTGCCGGGAGAAGGAGCTGCGGTGCCGTGAAGAAGAACTGCATCGTGCCTTCGTGCAGCAGAAGCTGCAGGAAGCCCTGCTGCTCCAACGGGAGCAGGAACTTGCCGAGCGCGAGATCAGCCTGCTTGAACGCGAGCTCAATGTCATGATCCTGGCCCAGCAGGAGCACGCACCCCCAACACCTCGTAAACGGGGCGGCCACTTTCGCAAGTCGCGGCTGCGGCTGCTCAAAGCGGGCGCCCAGATCAGCATGCCTTCTGGTATGACCCACAGCCAGAACTTCGTTCAGAGAAACTTGTGGCAACAAAGTAGAACAAAAGAATGCAGGCCAGATGGCAAACAGCATACAAGACGGGAGGAGACAGATGCAGACTGATATGACAACGGGATAATAGTGTTCGAACAAGGAACGTTACTGGCTGCGGTGGCATTCCTTGTTCAGCCACTGTTGGTCACCTGAAACCTCCATCCCTGTTGACTCCCGTTTTGTCTAGACTGGTACACATACAGACAAGAAACAAAGATACAACCAAATGGTATGGTAGTGCATCTGTCCTGCTTCTGTCGCACTCATCTTGTCACCTGTGCTTTTTGCCATGTTGAATGAAAATGGACTAGCCCAGCCTCAAACTCTTTAACACTGACAAGAATAGAAACCTTGGTACTGGTGCTGACTAACAATTCAGACAGCTGTGAATTGGATGCTCTTTCATCATCTGTTTGCATCCTAAGTTATTAACATTGCGATAGTGTAAGGGTTTAAAAATACAATAATTGTCACTTGGCAGACAGCATCAGTCTAATCCCAGTATGGCTCACTCCCATATTCTGTAGTAATGAATGAATGCTCAAAAAAATTTGCAGATGGAATTTCATTAAAGCAAGGCATTGTGACCTCAGTTTTCACACCTTTTGAATTGTGTAGGTGGTAGTTGCTTCAGTTTTGAAGAGTTTCCACCATGACAgaccatacctgccaacctgtgagcTTTAAAATTCATAAAAATCCCTCAGACACGACAAATGAAGAAAAGGGGTGGCACGCAAGTTCACCTTCAGCACACACCTTGTGTGGGATGCATTCATACTTTAGACATAGCAGACTTTAAACAGCAGAGATTGAAGAACAACGCATTGATTTTAGGTCACAGTGACCTTTACACTGACCAGGTTGTTGCCAGTTTCGCCTGCTTCAGCAACTTGTCTGAATTaacttgctcaaagcaagtaccccTCTAACAGGTATTCACAGATTTTCAAAGGTATGCATGATATGAGAGCGACAAGTGGAACATTGTCATGAACAGAATTTATTTTCTGCAAGATATGCAAGATTTGTAAAATCGTAGAATGGGCCCAAATTCATAAACTTTATCAAAAATTCAGGATAGTTGGCAGGTATGGGCTAGTCTGCATAACATTACTTTTGACTAGATATGCAACTGCACAGAATGTTGGTAGTTACGTAAATATAAGctgtctattatggaagaaagcatactttattttttactttagATCACAGTTGTGAACACAGTGCACAATTTGCACTGCTAGGAACCTAGCAGATGACGGCGTGAATACAGGTGAATGTGGCAGGCAGGCTCTTTTGGTAATGATGACTACTGTTTTATAATTGAGCCTGGTTATAGTTAACCTAGCTATATTCAGTTATATGTATTGATCTCCCATTAGCGATTATGTTTTCAAACTTGGTAGTTATATTTGATGGGCCCTGAACAAGGTTTCCTGTGGCTGGAAAGTGCACTTCAGTTCACTGCAACCACTTCCTATGCCTGGGTTGTGCCTGATGGCTGGCTTAGCCGCATATCTTGGCTTACAGCTGGGCTGAGTGATACACAGTTGGTGGGCTTGTACAGCCAAGGAACAGGGGACAAACACAGCACAGAGTTTCAACAAATTGGAAGAAGCAGGCGAAGTGCACATGCAAGCCACTACGTATGTTGTTGCCCACAGAAAAGTGTGTTGTGCAACAGAACACCATCTGGAAAGGCTATTGACATTCATGTCGAAGAAAACACTTCGTTTTCTTCAGCACAAGCATGCATCATTGTGCCATGCACTGGCAGATTGTTTCAGAGGTTGACAGCGAGCTGGATGGATaaccagcaaaaccagtgcagcttTCTCTAGCTGCATGTGCTGCATACTGGCCCTTTTAAATAAAGCAATTGTTAAATGTCTACACATAAAAGCTTTCTTGTCGCTCTAATTGAAGGAGTCATAACTCTGTTTTCAACTTGTGCACAGCTGCTAGGAATACCTTTCCAGGGCTGCTGTCAGAGCCAGGTTCAGGGAAATTTGTGCTAACCCTGAGCTCTTTATGGCTGCAGACTTCCGGCACAACATCACAGTGCAGCACACACCAACGCACGATTTCCGGTCTCTGCGGATGCCGGCCAGCCCTGAGAGCCCCCCTGCTTCACCAAGCTTGCCAAGGTTGAGGGCCTATGCTCGTAAGTATCTGCCTTCATGTCATGTCAATTACCTGTGTGCCATGCACTTAACTAGCCAGGTCTCCACCTATGCCCTTATGGAGCATAGGGAACTTGTTATTGTCAGGTAAGCCTTTCCTTTGCTGGCTGTATCAGCTTCGTTATTGGCAGTGTGTTAATCTTGGCATGGTTGCTTAAAGGAAAAAGCTTGTGTATTATATGAAATAGTCTTGCAGCTGCCTGAATGCATGAAAGTCTATTGCATTCGGAATTGGTCAGCAATGCTGTGAAACTTTCGTTACTGTGAACTTCATTTGTATAAACAAAAGTTTGAAAAATACCCAGTCAATAGCTAATTGTTTTGAtttaaaatatttcagtactacaaaTTTCAATATCACGAGCGATATTTTATTGTTTGTCTGTGTTACAAGCAACTCGGGGTAGCTAAATTGTATTCTGAAATGTTGTGCACATTTTAAACTTCCCAGGCGGGAAAAAGTTAAGTGGGCCACTAGTACCATCATCAGATCTTCCAGGGTGGCTAAGATACCAAATCCCTGCCAGCCCAATTGCCATCAGTGGCACATAATCTTGCTGGTAGCAAAGTAACTGTCAGTACGGTGTACAAAAATTGCAGCATGCGTGCAGCAGGTGGAGATGGTTCTTAACATAAATGTGTGTTCCGACAGCTATCATgtggagattttttttttgtcatcaacATAAATGCATTTGTGGATGTACTGGCTGCAAATGCAGATTCCTTTTGTAGAACATAATTTTAATGGCAATTTGTGTGTTTTCGATACATTTAAATATATCAAAGGATTTTTGGCAGACCCATGAGATTCATTATACAGTAGTCTCCCATTAATTTGATCCGTATCGAAGGTCCCGGCCGTGACCCAGGCATTTCTATCAGCTCAAACTTTCagtatttcgatcctaaaattggctttCACCAGACAATTCCAATTTTACCAGTCAGCTTACATGCACTTGACCCCTATGGTCaccccaatagcgaccccttaggtggcagcgtctgtctcggcggagcttaggggacagtgaacgCACTCACACGTCATCTCATGGTTGAAATCGCCTATTTGCAACCTGCCataagattttcaagcaataacggtaGCTCGCAATGTCTGAATACGCTTTTTACCCGATTCTAACAAGCACGTTCTGCCACAAAAAATCAACTGAAATCCGCATTTGTATGCTTTACTGCGTAACAAAGACTGTATTGCAGCGAATTAACGAAAGTTGACTGTATCACTATAGCCAGAAACGGAATCTGTTGTGCTGAATGTGTGGTGTGGACTGCCAGGCGACCAATAATAGAGTTGCCTTTAGCCACGGAGCCACCTCATTTTTGTGCTGTATTATTTAAATTAATAAAAATGAATCTTTCATAGTGGAACTACGTGGCACCTTTTTTATGGAGCTATTTCAGATGTGCCATCATAAAGATTTGTTAAGCCAGGGCATTTCGTGCTGCAAACAGTGTTGTGTCGCATAATTGAGTGGCTGTTTGTGCAGTGCCTCCAGACGGGGGCCTCAAGGGCAAGACATGGGGGCCCAGTTCTGTGCACCAGAGGGAGCGGCAGAGCCCTCGTGCCCGGAAGCACCTGCTGGTTGACGCCAACAAGCGCTGGTCTCGCTCGGCACCAAACTTGCCCCGTGGGGACGAGGACGACCAGGCGTCAATGATGACGCCTCTCCTGGCTGGTACGTCGGCCACCAACGTGTCGGCTTCTTCGTCCGCTCCGCGGCGGCCACCGTGCCTGCGGCGTGGCACCGAGCTACTGCTCTTCAATGCGGCTGCACTGCTTGCGGCACCCGGCGCCGGTTTCGATGTGCGCATGGCGCCTCGCACGCATCCGCGACTGGGCACCGCGGGAGGAGCCCCCGAGGACGTCCCGCTGTACCCCGTCTGCGCCGCCGCCAATGAGcaggcagcagccagcgtctcatCACTCAACACCAGCCTGCATGGCCACAGGCAACAGCTCAGTTTGGACGCAACGCGGTGCCCGCTGTCGCCGTTTGGGCGGCGGAAATCCTCGACGGCATCTAATGACAGCTCGAGTGACCAGGCATATGCGAGCTCGGCGAGCAGCTCGGGCGCGCCTCTGTCGCCGCCGGAGGGTGGCCGCCTTGAGGTGTGGTCACCGCGGCAGAGGCCTCGCCCGCTGCCCACCCCAAGCAGCGAGTCACGCGTGCGCTTCACGATTGGCGTCGGGACAGAGCCGGCAACATGCAGTCGCGCAGCCGGCACTAGCGACCCAGCCGAGCCGCTTTCCCTGTGAGCTACGCACAGAAATAGGACAGTGCAGAACGTGATGCAAGCACTCTGGGGAGAGGACAAATGCTGGACTTCCAGCTCAGGCTTAATCTTTCCATAATGAAGGTCCAGCTGGAATTCAGCAGcactgcagtttttcttttttttttctttttgtgcacaaGGCTCCAGCTCATTCAATTCAGACTAACTGTCCTCTGCTTGTCTTTGTCTGCTTAACCTTTGTATATACAATTGATGGGAAAGTGGAGGATTGGCATCCTTAACAATAAGAGCCAGAGCACTTATTTATGAGCTGTGGGTGATGGTAGTGCTGCTGAATCCAGAGCAAGTTCCACAGAAGCTGCATTCATGCATGTCCAACACTTGTCCTGGAGCATATGCCTTGTTCTGTGCTGGCCTATTTTTGTATGTGcgatgtaccgactcgcccagcaaGCAACCTCCCTGTGAGCTAGTCTGCTGCTGCAAACATTCCAGGACACTGCCAGGCATGACGAACAAAAGAACCTCACACATTCCACAATCCTTTCTCGTAACAGAGAGTCCTTTCCTTTGTCGTGCTGCGCCCTCAAGCACTTCCCCGTGATGGATAAAAGAAACCTGTGACCACCATTCGTCATCTTGTGTGTGCAGCGAGTCAACGGCGTGACAGACTTCTATACCAGTGTCAGCAAGGCTGGGGCTTGAGCTGCAAGTTCGTGAACCTCTGCTTTTGTCAGTTTATTCCAGTGAACAGTCAGTCACGTGTCTAAAAAAAACGCAGTTTTGTCTTCTGTGGCTgcttgtgaaagaaaaaaaaaaacgaatcgtACTGCACTCAATTTTGGCTTTGTTTTGTTCAATGGCAACAGTGAGCACAAATGCCACTGTAGTTGTTGCTTTTGCTAATTATTAAACTAAAGTCAGATGTCACACTTCGTGCACTATTATGCCTTCTTCATCTGACATAGCATAAACTGGAATCTCAGCTTTGTTATACGATGTAGGAGAGGCTATACTGCATTTCATGCATAGCAGGCGATGTTATAAAGGCTAGGAAGACTTCTATCGTTCGCATTCGTGACCAAAAAATAGTGCATCACATATGGAAGAAAGATAAGTACTCTTAGTCGTGTAATTTGATGCAACATTGTCTCACACCTTTGTTGCAATATATTATTGAACCATTAGATTGAAAGTGTTGCAGATTTGAACCTATTTACCACCTAACAAGTGGAGTGACATTTCTGCAAACCAGCAACCACAGCACAGTGCTGGTGCTCGACTAGAACTTGGTAGGTCACATACTGGAATGCACAAATGTGTGACATGTAGCTATACTACATGACTTCTATGACTCCTATGAGTACTCTATTTATGCGACTATTATGAGACTTCTATGAGTACTCTATTTATGCAGCTTGCGCTGAAGTGCCCGCTAAGTATGGAGCATggagcatcatcatcagcctacgttatgtccactgcaggacgaaggcctctccctgcaatctccaattacccctgtcctgtgccaaccaattccaacttgtgcctgcgaatttcccaatttcatcaccccacctagttttcgcggtccttgactgtgcttcccttctcctggcacccattctgtaactaatggtccaccggttatctaacctatgcataaCATGACCTGCtcaactccatttttttttctcttaatgtcaattagaatatctgctatccacatttgctctttgatccacactgctctcttagACTGGCTAAAAAGCATGGGGCCATTTGCCGAAATGATTCTAGCTTCGGTTAAATGGGGCAAAAATTGTCTGGTAAACACTGACGATTTCTTAGTTCCACTGAAGCGAACTGTTGGGCTGGAGGTATGCTTAACCTACGGACCAAGTTATAGGCAAACAAGTTAGCAGTCGAACACTGTTTTGAAGAAAGCAGGAGTGGACAAGCATAGGCCACTGGCACATGGCCAGAATACTAATAAGCATCGACACACTGCAACAAATGACTACACAGCACATCATCAATGCCTCGTGCAAGACATTCATGGTGCTTGTGTGGACACTGGCTATGACTATAGCTGGCCTGCTGCAAAAGACCATTctattcacatgcaagaagataGTCTACGCTGAGGAGGCTTAGTAGTTGGACACCTCATGCCAGGGCTAGCTGGCTTCTTGCAGATTGCTAATCTGCAAGTTTCGTAACATACTTCAAGGAGGTAAAGGGCAAGGCTGTGCACTTCATTACAAACAGCAGCTAAggctcaaagaaagaaaaaaatgggggAGGGGCGCTCACCTGCAATCATTAGCTGCTTGTAGGGAGTGAAATCTGGAATGATGGCCTGTACTGCAATGAGTTGGCAAATTTTGTGAAATAGCTTATTTGTTTGTCCCTTTTACAACATGCAGACATCTACATACAAGTAGCATGTAAGCATGGCAGCCCCTTCCAGCACAGTGAGACTTAAGCACTGACAGCAGGCAAGGTGCATGCACATAAGAATGCTAAAGATATTGCATGCACAACAAGCTCTTTATGCATGGCAATGATGCTTGTTACAGCCAAAATTGTTCGTAAAGCTATGCTTGTAGATTTCTTACGAGAAAGCACCAAGACCatgggacaaaaagaaagaaaagcatacTGACTATCCAGAGACACCTGGTGCATGTTTCTTGGCAGGTGCCAGTGCAGTGGAGTTTCTTCCAGTGCTGCAGTGCACTTAGGTTTGTTGAAAATGTTTCCTGGCAATTTTAAATTTAGCTTGCCCATGTTACGCTCAATTGGTTATATCAGGTTCTTGCCTCTTGTTTTATTGAGGTGGTAGTCATCAAAAGAAGTTGCCTGTGATACAGGCTGCAATTGCCTCATTGCGAGCAAACATCCGAGGACCACAGGTGCCATGAAATAAGTCTTTtttgaagtgaagctttctttgtaaaCCCTCCCAGGCTtttctgaccgtggctgctggctgGGTGGCCACTGCTACTGCTGTCACACAGAAAAGCTTGCACGCACGACAGCACTGTCATCTTTACTACCCTTAGAAGTGCCCAGGGTGCTGGCCTTGTTTTCTACAGAATTCCTAGGTGATAAAAAGAAAAGTACACCAAGATATCCTCATTGTAGCAAATATATAATTGGTCATAAAAAGCACGATTTGTTTaataaagcaaacctttctaATCTTTCTACACCTACTTTCCTAACTATTATGCCACAATCGCATGTACTATATTTCTATTGTGTCAACGCCAACTAACTCTGAAATGATCGCAGTGTGTTCATAATGGTTATAATTTCCATACTACAGCACATACCCGCAGCAAGAAATTGGCAAAGCGGGCAATACATTTAAAACAAGtaacaagaaatgaagaaatacaaaGCAATATAAGAGTCGTCACATTGCATAGCATGAGTACACATGCTAGCTTCACTTACACTAGAGATGCAGCAGctaaatgggcaaatttatagcatttcgtTAACCACTTCACATAGATTCTGAAATGTGTGTTGGACGTGCATTTCTTCTTCGCAGCCTAGGCGTCAAGGCTGAAACCAGTGGTAAAGCCCATAGGTGCTTGTTTGACCAATGTAATGAATTAAGACAATTTCACAGTGTATGGCTGAAGTAAAAAAACTTTATAAGTTTTTGCCGATACCGTGGTCGCTAGACTTTCGCTCTTGACTACATCATACATGCACAGCCTCTAAAGGAGTGTTTCTCTGTTCTTCACCACCTTGTAGTATGATACATTGGACATTTTGATGCCAACATCACCTagactgcaaaattttgtgcTGCAGTCTCACTTGCTTACGGTGCACACCAACAATCTTTACCTTTTCTAATCAGCTTCAGGCTGCCTTATCCTGGCCAGCACAACTAAGATCAAGCCACAATGAAGAAAAGGTATCAAGGAAGAGACTTAGCAAGTTTCAAGGAATTTTACAGGACCACAACAATCCAAATACGAGAAATTACATCAAAATCTGCAATGTCACACTTATGTTCCGGCACCAAGATTTCAGTGCAAAATTCAAAAAACTGAAATTTGGCCCTCACCACTTTCTCCCAGTAATCAACCTCCTGGGACGAAAGTattaaaaaaattcagttttcaaAGAATACTTCATCAATCTAGATGATATATTCTTcctctttagtgtacctttaaattACTAACAAGAAATGAGGGAACGCAAATGATCACAATCTGTGCTGCACCTTGCAATAGCTCCAGGCTTTTCAGGAGTGACTCCTTGGTATTTTTATTCACTTGGTTTAAGATGGTCTATGATGAACGTTTAAGATGAACTACGAGAAATACAAGAAATATGAATGAGCCAACTTGCCTTTTGCATATCAGAAGTCCCTTTGGTAAAGCTAGGTATTAGAATGACCTCACAATATTCTGAGCACATCTGCCCTGTCAGCACAATGATGATCGCTGCTTTTTCTATGTACTTCGGTTCAAGCAAGACAACCTTGAGGGTAACAACTCAGCCCTTGCACCACGCATTCTTTCCAGCACTGCTGCCATCGGGAATTAAATAAAACTCAAAGGAATGCCAGGAAAATGCCATTGAAGGGCGCCTCACCAGgtgtggccattttgagctgacaagcgctgaGCATAGAATGCGTGcgaacgatcgtgtctgctaagtagtACATCGCTACGCACTGCGGAAAGAGACAAAATTTCTAACTGAATgctgtttgcccttctcctcgcgggtgCCGCGTTTCCAGCCAGAGAGTCAACGTCAATCACGCAAATGCACTCATGTACATGGCAGTGCTGCGACGTCACTCGTAGTGACACGTAACtatgagaattattcaagacatctcttatttgtgtaatatgttgcttcaatggacgaattaaagtttagaaaaataatctaacacacaaaccgaatgtctgcatgtttctATTTCTGTTTcgcctgcttgttcccatgtcgtgcagtcgTAGGTGCAGACACCTAAACTATGCCACttcctaccgtgttccagtgcgtgatcaaGCTCTATGATGTGCTTGTGCCTGCTCTAGTGTAGCACcaacttataccgctagtcaggtgttctcgtgcacagcgcacaaaattcTGGGCTGCGCAAAATGAGAGAAATACAACAGCTTGCGTGTGACACCGTCGGGGCAAGTGAGCCGCGCAACAattgaggggaaaaaaaaaaggaagaacgcgGGGCCCGTGATGTATGCATCAAGTAATCCTCGAGCTCTGGTATGGGGAATGCACagaaggaattttgcttgtggaggctagacggggcaagtggggAGGGTGTCTCTCTTGGCAGTAGCACTGGCCTCCTGAACTCATggtttcgcggcactgaaatatttctaactcagctattaatgaaccaattttaAAAATTCTTGCGGCTGAATGCTCCCTAgaaggcacgtaacaacttcctgcgtataaccaaaatttgctatttgGTCCTTTAAACATTTCATCAACACCCTTTCTAGCCTGTCTTTGAAATTTTGTGACATCCCGCACCTGAGCTCCTAAATCATAGCACAATGCTTAAATGAGAGAAAGTCTGATATAGATGTCAAGTGTAGTCATCTGACAAAAACATGTTGGCGCGTCACTTTTGACTAGGGAAATAATGTTCCGCAAACGGAGTTTCCAACAAAGGGAGCATTCCACTCCAAGAAACTTTTGTGGTGTCATCCATTCAGGCGCAAAAATTTGAGTTGTTTCTGTAATAGTTTGTACAGTGCAGAAATGTGTGAATATAAAGGCATCCTTTCATGCGAGATGCCCATTTCAGTTTTTCGTATCCACATATTTTGCCTAGAGGTAGCTAATGATGTGAAAAACCCACAAATGTATTTGTTAGTACAATTCAAatgttttttcttcaagtaaaaAAATATAGGTTGAGGGAGGTTAGGGATGACGTGCATCCCCTGAACCTTGTTTCTATTAAAATTTGTTACCCTCACCTTTCAGCATTTTCATTTTGAGGATTAGGCCAGTTTGTCATGGTAAACAATAAAAGGAAAGGCTGTGTGTTTTAATTATGGTTGCCCTTCGATCCATTAAGAACTACCACCACCAGCATCTGTTGAAGCACCGCCAGTGAAGATCATCACGAGACTGGGCCCTTATAAGCAGTACAGCATCTAAAGCTTTCAGCTACTGCCGGTAACAGTCAAAGATGCAAAACGGGAACTGCACATTTGGAATCTCAAGAATGGCAGCTTTCAAGGCCACATACAGACCACACAAATATGGGACAGAATACAAGAAAAGCCACGAAGGAAAGAAACTGGGAGGGAAAATTAGGTCATTCTTCCCAACACCATTCTGCAGGAAGCCATTTTCTTCGCTTTTTCTCTCCAAAAGAAT
The nucleotide sequence above comes from Dermacentor andersoni chromosome 10, qqDerAnde1_hic_scaffold, whole genome shotgun sequence. Encoded proteins:
- the LOC126545133 gene encoding mitogen-activated protein kinase kinase kinase 9-like, whose protein sequence is MASKRNGPELWTAAYDYDASGDDELSLRRGQTVEVLSKDARISGDDGWWTGKIGDRVGIFPCNFVQALELRPREIAFSELELEEVIGVGGFGKVYRGLWRGQEVAVKAARQDPDEDVGAAAQSVRQEAQLFWRLAHPNVVSLLGVCLEPPNLCLVMEYARGGPLNRVLAGRRVPPEVLVDWAVQIARGMHYLHVEASLIHRDLKSSNVLLSEPYAERSRKTLKITDFGLARQVTGTTRMSTAGTYAWMAPEVIKSSTFSRASDVWSYGVLLWELLTGETPYKGIDALAVAYGVAVNKLTLPIPSTCPAPFSQLMQACWNSDSHQRPSFSAILTELDKITRSPFMSTPHESFHTLQEDWRHEIAHLFDEVRCREKELRCREEELHRAFVQQKLQEALLLQREQELAEREISLLERELNVMILAQQEHAPPTPRKRGGHFRKSRLRLLKAGAQISMPSDFRHNITVQHTPTHDFRSLRMPASPESPPASPSLPRLRAYALPPDGGLKGKTWGPSSVHQRERQSPRARKHLLVDANKRWSRSAPNLPRGDEDDQASMMTPLLAGTSATNVSASSSAPRRPPCLRRGTELLLFNAAALLAAPGAGFDVRMAPRTHPRLGTAGGAPEDVPLYPVCAAANEQAAASVSSLNTSLHGHRQQLSLDATRCPLSPFGRRKSSTASNDSSSDQAYASSASSSGAPLSPPEGGRLEVWSPRQRPRPLPTPSSESRVRFTIGVGTEPATCSRAAGTSDPAEPLSL